Proteins from one Acropora muricata isolate sample 2 chromosome 9, ASM3666990v1, whole genome shotgun sequence genomic window:
- the LOC136928643 gene encoding GPI mannosyltransferase 2-like isoform X1, with protein MKYLPKANMADDRWLVTQSALFSRVFLLVVQAVLNGCVDDYDSSGFLAQETASKPTWCDGLFKKIFGGFAKWDSVYFLEIADEGYKYEQFMAFFPLYPMTLRALTWIFLPVSKFMMNERSSLLFIGWTVNTVCFILAANALYKLTLRLFGRCKVALLSSLLFCFNPASIFMSSLYTESMFSFLQFTGMYFLEQEISSLAVVLFSLGCAARSNGILSCGFISHYFVKKVLSSVLISQKASNFITVTNVVSVAVGVLILLFLNGIVLAPFIIFQLYGYKLYCLNTSQEKLPWCNKWLPFPYSYIQSAYWDVGFLRYFEMKQIPNFLLAAPMIVLSLCAVLTYCCDERNQKSVRTLGLVPGKYTQHDSVRRSIPHCEKSDTEFLHNSSVFVYVVHLAFMILFGFTSMHVQVITRFIASASPLVYWYSAHVFLTEAADSSSSNQMKKLRSQLIMGYFLLYFFIGTALHCNFYPWT; from the exons ATGAAGTACCTACCCAAagcaaacatggcggacgataGATGGTTGGTAACACAATCAGCCCTTTTTTCGAGAGTTTTCCTGCTTGTAGTTCag GCAGTTTTAAATGGATGTGTCGACGATTACGACTCATCTGGTTTTCTCGCACAAGAAACTGCCTCTAAGCCGACGTGGTGTGACGGGTTATTTAAAAAGATCTTCGGAGGATTTGCCAAATGGGATTCCGTGTATTTCCTAGAAATAGCAGACGAAGGATACAAATACGAGCAATTCATGGCTTTCTTTCCACTATATCCCATGACACTGCGAGCTTTAACATGGATATTTCTACCAGTGTCCAAGTTTATGATGAATGAACGAAGTTCTCTGCTTTTCATTGGTTGGACTGTAAACACAGTGTGCTTTATTTTAGCAGCGAACGCGCTTTACAAACTGACTCTTCGTTTATTTGGAAGGTGCAAGGTTGCTCTGTTATCATCTCTTCTGTTTTGCTTTAATCCTGCCAGCATTTTTATGTCAAGCCTCTACACTGAAAGCATGTTCTCTTTCCTACAGTTCACTGGAATGTATTTTCTGGAGCAAGAGATTTCATCATTAGCTGTTGTGCTATTCAGCCTTGGTTGTGCAGCGCGTTCAAACGGAATTTTATCTTGTGGGTTCATATCTCACTACTTTGTGAAGAAAGTTCTTTCTTCCGTACTAATTTCACAGAAAGCATCGAATTTTATCACTGTAACAAATGTAGTCTCAGTTGCGGTTGGGGTCCTGATATTATTATTCCTCAATGGGATTGTGCTGGCCCCATTtatcatttttcagttgtatggATATAAGCTGTATTGCTTGAATACTTCACAAGAGAAGCTTCCGTGGTGTAACAAATGGTTGCCTTTTCCGTACTCATACATTCAGTCAGCTTATTGGGATGTTGGATTTTTACGTTACTTTGAGATGAAGCAAATTCCAAACTTTCTACTTGCTGCACCGATGATTGTACTGAGTTTGTGTGCAGTGCTGACTTACTGTTGTGATGAGCGGAATCAGAAATCAGTAAGAACACTTGGACTTGTACCAGGAAAATATACACAACATGACTCTGTAAG GAGATCCATCCCTCATTGTGAGAAGAGTGATACTGAATTTTTGCACAACTCATCTGTGTTTGTGTATGTTGTTCATCTTGCTTTCATGATCCTTTTTGGGTTCACATCCATGCATGTTCAG GTCATCACAAGATTCATTGCATCGGCTTCTCCTCTTGTTTATTGGTATTCCGCCCATGTCTTTTTAACCGAGGCAGCTGATTCAAGCAGCTCGAACCAGATGAAGAAATTGAGGTCTCAATTAATTATGGGTTATTTCCTCTTGTACTTCTTCATTGGAACAGCATTGCATTGTAACTTCTATCCATGGACTTAA
- the LOC136928643 gene encoding GPI mannosyltransferase 2-like isoform X2, with protein MVGNTISPFFESFPACSSVLNGCVDDYDSSGFLAQETASKPTWCDGLFKKIFGGFAKWDSVYFLEIADEGYKYEQFMAFFPLYPMTLRALTWIFLPVSKFMMNERSSLLFIGWTVNTVCFILAANALYKLTLRLFGRCKVALLSSLLFCFNPASIFMSSLYTESMFSFLQFTGMYFLEQEISSLAVVLFSLGCAARSNGILSCGFISHYFVKKVLSSVLISQKASNFITVTNVVSVAVGVLILLFLNGIVLAPFIIFQLYGYKLYCLNTSQEKLPWCNKWLPFPYSYIQSAYWDVGFLRYFEMKQIPNFLLAAPMIVLSLCAVLTYCCDERNQKSVRTLGLVPGKYTQHDSVRRSIPHCEKSDTEFLHNSSVFVYVVHLAFMILFGFTSMHVQVITRFIASASPLVYWYSAHVFLTEAADSSSSNQMKKLRSQLIMGYFLLYFFIGTALHCNFYPWT; from the exons ATGGTTGGTAACACAATCAGCCCTTTTTTCGAGAGTTTTCCTGCTTGTAGTTCag TTTTAAATGGATGTGTCGACGATTACGACTCATCTGGTTTTCTCGCACAAGAAACTGCCTCTAAGCCGACGTGGTGTGACGGGTTATTTAAAAAGATCTTCGGAGGATTTGCCAAATGGGATTCCGTGTATTTCCTAGAAATAGCAGACGAAGGATACAAATACGAGCAATTCATGGCTTTCTTTCCACTATATCCCATGACACTGCGAGCTTTAACATGGATATTTCTACCAGTGTCCAAGTTTATGATGAATGAACGAAGTTCTCTGCTTTTCATTGGTTGGACTGTAAACACAGTGTGCTTTATTTTAGCAGCGAACGCGCTTTACAAACTGACTCTTCGTTTATTTGGAAGGTGCAAGGTTGCTCTGTTATCATCTCTTCTGTTTTGCTTTAATCCTGCCAGCATTTTTATGTCAAGCCTCTACACTGAAAGCATGTTCTCTTTCCTACAGTTCACTGGAATGTATTTTCTGGAGCAAGAGATTTCATCATTAGCTGTTGTGCTATTCAGCCTTGGTTGTGCAGCGCGTTCAAACGGAATTTTATCTTGTGGGTTCATATCTCACTACTTTGTGAAGAAAGTTCTTTCTTCCGTACTAATTTCACAGAAAGCATCGAATTTTATCACTGTAACAAATGTAGTCTCAGTTGCGGTTGGGGTCCTGATATTATTATTCCTCAATGGGATTGTGCTGGCCCCATTtatcatttttcagttgtatggATATAAGCTGTATTGCTTGAATACTTCACAAGAGAAGCTTCCGTGGTGTAACAAATGGTTGCCTTTTCCGTACTCATACATTCAGTCAGCTTATTGGGATGTTGGATTTTTACGTTACTTTGAGATGAAGCAAATTCCAAACTTTCTACTTGCTGCACCGATGATTGTACTGAGTTTGTGTGCAGTGCTGACTTACTGTTGTGATGAGCGGAATCAGAAATCAGTAAGAACACTTGGACTTGTACCAGGAAAATATACACAACATGACTCTGTAAG GAGATCCATCCCTCATTGTGAGAAGAGTGATACTGAATTTTTGCACAACTCATCTGTGTTTGTGTATGTTGTTCATCTTGCTTTCATGATCCTTTTTGGGTTCACATCCATGCATGTTCAG GTCATCACAAGATTCATTGCATCGGCTTCTCCTCTTGTTTATTGGTATTCCGCCCATGTCTTTTTAACCGAGGCAGCTGATTCAAGCAGCTCGAACCAGATGAAGAAATTGAGGTCTCAATTAATTATGGGTTATTTCCTCTTGTACTTCTTCATTGGAACAGCATTGCATTGTAACTTCTATCCATGGACTTAA